A region from the Acyrthosiphon pisum isolate AL4f chromosome A1, pea_aphid_22Mar2018_4r6ur, whole genome shotgun sequence genome encodes:
- the LOC100572392 gene encoding exportin-2 — MEISTNNINNLVKCLQATLSPDPSERKQAENFLLSIECNKNYPLLLLHIISAPNDVNVDLVKQIGSVTFKNYIKRNWPIDEDTLQSKIHQEDRLLIKEQIVTVMLNAPDAVQKQLSDAISLIGKYDFPDNWPNLLTTIIENFAAFANAPTSDLAPINGALETAHSLFRKYRFELKSQKLWTEIKFVLDTLAKPLTELFVLTMNLCEVSKDPKVFNVILVLTKIFYSLNYQDLPEFFEDNMQIWISNFQKLLELEIKELETQSDDETGILHQIQSQICENISLYAQKYEEEFSSYMRSLVTIIWKLLIKTGSQPKYDTLVINALQFLSTTVIKPQYRDLFDDPSVFSAICEKVAIPNMQFKASDEELFEDNPEEYIRRDIEGSDVDTRRRAACDLVKALSKEFEQVTMSSFGLYVKVRLFSSI; from the exons atGGAAATttcaactaataatataaataatttggtgAAATGCCTCCAAGCCACATTAAGTCCTGATCCAAGTGAACGAAAACAAG CTGAAAACTTCTTACTTTCAattgaatgtaataaaaattatccatTATTATTACTTCACATTATCAGTGCACCAAATGATGTGAATGTGGATTTGGTTAAGCAAATTGGATCAGTTACTTTTAAGAACTATATAAAACGAAATTGGCctatt gATGAAGACACATTACAAAGCAAAATTCATCAAGAAGATCGCTTATTAATTAAAGAACAGATTGTGACTGTTATGTTGAATGCTCCAGATGCTGTTCAAAAGCAGTTAAGTGATGCTATTTCACTTATAGGAAAATATGATTTCCCTGATAATTGGCCAAATTTATTGACaacaattattgaaaacttTGCTGCATTTGCTA ATGCGCCAACTAGTGATCTAGCACCTATCAATGGAGCATTAGAGACAGCGCACTctttgtttagaaaatatagatTTGAGCTTAAATCTCAGAAGCTTTGGACAGAAATAAAATTTGTGTTAGACACCTTAGCTAAACCTCTTACTGAATTATTTGTT CTTACTATGAATTTATGTGAAGTGTCAAAGGATCCTAAAGTTTTTAATGTAATACTTGTActgactaaaatattttattcgttaaaTTATCAG gaTCTTCCAGAATTTTTTGAGGATAATATGCAAATTTGGATTAGTAATTTCCAAAAATTGCTAGAATTAGAAATTAAAGAATTAGAAACTCAG AGCGATGACGAAACTGGTATATTACATCAAATTCAATCACaaatttgtgaaaatatatcgttatatgcacaaaaatatGAAGAGGAGTTTTCATCTTATATGCGATCATTAGTTACaattatttggaaattattgattaaaactgGATCACAACCAAAATATGacaca CTTGTTATAAATGCCTTGCAATTTTTGTCAACAACTGTTATCAAGCCTCAGTATCGTGATCTCTTTGATGATCCATCAGTTTTCTCAGCTATCTGTGAAAAAGTTGCTATTCCTAATATGCAATTTAAAG CATCAGATGAGGAACTATTTGAGGACAATCCAGAAGAATATATTCGAAGAGACATTGAAGGATCTGATGTGGATACTAGAAGAAGAGCGGCATGCGATTTAGTTAAAGCACTTTCTAAAGAGTTTGAACAAGTTACTATGTCTTCATTTGGTTTATATGTGAAAGTAAGATTATTTAgttctatttaa
- the LOC100162776 gene encoding exportin-2 — protein MNLCEVSKDPKVFNVILVLTKIFYSLNYQDLPEFFEDNMQIWISNFQKLLELEIKELETQSDDETGILHQIQSQICENISLYAQKYEEEFSSYMRSLVTIIWKLLIKTGSQPKYDTLVINALQFLSTTVIKPQYRDLFDDPSVFSAICEKVAIPNMQFKASDEELFEDNPEEYIRRDIEGSDVDTRRRAACDLVKALSKEFEQVTMSSFGLYVKSMLEQYAANEQNWRSKDAAMFLVTTLASRGSTQRHGTTKISELVNIEEFTTLHVLPELTKPNINGMPVMKADAIKYIVTFRSVLPPHLIVSTLPALTKLLEAESVVVRIYAAAAIDKILLLKQPDTKTPVIDAATLSPFAEQLIKSLFGILTKSGSEENSHTMKAIMRTFFTLKQQIIPLLAELLPVLTDKLTIVARNPSQPEFNHFLFETISFCVKLVCTVTPEGVGSFEGVLFPIFQIILQQDILEFMPYTFQLLAQLLEFHSPGNVGDTYTILYPFLLTPVLWEKTSNIHPLVRLLRSYVRKTSPENFEKSLNINGLLGVFQKLIASKSQDQEGFRLLKTIIEHCPVEVLQSQMKNIFVLLFQRLTSSKTTKFIRELIVFIFFCVIKYGASFMVELIDSIQNGMFGMLLEKIMLPDVQKVTGNINKKITAVGIIKVLTDTQKLIDGPYAQFWALLLQSVVCLFELPEDETVYLEDRLLQDDNDNSYEAGYSQLAFASETEYDPLEGVEAKMFLGQSLTKLMNQLPGRVSILMSQGITEERRAQIQNYLISLNVQIM, from the exons ATAATATGCAAATTTGGATTAGTAATTTCCAAAAATTGCTAGAATTAGAAATTAAAGAATTAGAAACTCAG AGTGATGACGAAACTGGTATATTACATCAAATTCAATCACaaatttgtgaaaatatatcgttatatgcacaaaaatatGAAGAGGAGTTTTCATCTTATATGCGATCATTAGTTACaattatttggaaattattgattaaaactgGATCACAACCAAAATATGacaca CTTGTTATAAATGCCTTGCAATTTTTGTCAACAACTGTTATCAAGCCTCAGTATCGTGATCTCTTTGATGATCCATCAGTTTTCTCAGCTATCTGTGAAAAAGTTGCTATTCCTAATATGCAATTTAAAG CATCAGATGAGGAATTATTTGAGGACAATCCAGAAGAATATATTCGAAGAGACATTGAAGGATCTGATGTGGATACTAGAAGAAGAGCGGCATGCGATTTAGTTAAAGCACTTTCTAAAGAGTTTGAACAAGTTACTATGTCTTCATTTGGTTTATATGTGAAA tccaTGTTAGAGCAATATGCAGCTAATGAACAAAATTGGCGTAGTAAAGATGCTGCAATGTTTTTGGTAACAACACTTGCATCAAGAGGAAGTACTCAACGTCATGGTACAACTAAAATTAGTGAACTTGTTAACATAGAAGAATTTACAACTTTGCATGTATTACCTGAACTAACAAAACCAAATA TTAATGGTATGCCTGTTATGAAAGCTGatgcaattaaatatatagtgaCGTTCCGTAGTGTATTACCTCCTCATCTTATTGTTAGCACATTACCAGCACTTACAAAACTTTTAGAAGCTGAGAGTGTAGTTGTTAGGATTTATGCTGCAGCCGCAATTgataaaattttacttttgaaacaACCTGACACTAAAACTCCAgt gaTTGATGCAGCTACATTATCTCCTTTTGCAGAACAACTAATTAAATCTCTCTTtggaattttaacaaaatctgGTTCGGAAGAAAATAGCCATACAATGAAAg CTATAATGAGAACATTTTTCACGCTGAAACAACAAATAATTCCTCTTTTGGCTGAACTTTTACCTGTCCTGACTGACAAACTTACTATTGTTGCTCGTAATCCTAGTCAACCAGAATTCAATCATTTTCTCTTTGAAACCATTTCATTTTGTGTGAA ACTAGTATGCACTGTAACACCCGAAGGAGTTGGTTCATTTGAAGGAGTATTGTTTcctatatttcaaataatattacagcaaGACATTTTGG aaTTCATGCCATATACATTCCAATTGTTGGCTCAGTTACTTGAATTCCACAGTCCCGGTAATGTGGGCGacacctatactatattatatccatttttATTGACACCAGTGCTGTGGGAGAAAACCAGTAATATTCATCCATTAGTTAGGCTCTTAAGGTCATATGTGCGTAAAACTTCCCCAGAAAATTTTGAGAAATCTTTAAACATT aatggACTTTTAGGTGTGTTCCAAAAACTTATTGCATCAAAATCACAGGATCAAGAAGGATTCAGATTACTGAAAACAATAATAGAGCATTGTCCTGT ggAAGTATTACAAtcgcagatgaaaaatatatttgttctcTTGTTTCAACGACTAACTTCATCTAAAACTACCAAATTTATACGAGAacttattgtgtttatattctTCTGTGTCATCAAATATGGAGCATCATTTATGGTGGAGCTCATAGATTCAATTCAAAATGG tatgtttGGTATGCTGTTGGAGAAAATCATGTTACCCGACGTTCAAAAAGTAActggaaatattaataaaaaaatcactgcAGTTGGCATCATAAAGGTACTTACAGACACTCAAAAGCTAATTGACGGACCTTACGCACAATTTTG GGCTCTACTCCTTCAATCTGTTGTTTGCTTGTTTGAACTTCCAGAAGATGAAACTGTTTATTTGGAAGACAGATTATTACAAGATGACAATGATAATTCTTATGAAGCTGGCTACTCACAACTTGCTTTTGCAAGTGAAACTGAGTATGATCCTTTAGAAG GAGTGGAAGCAAAAATGTTCCTAGGTCAATCATTAACCAAACTCATGAACCAATTACCTGGACGAGTTTCTATACTAATGAGTCAGGGAATTACTGAAGAGCGGCGTGCACAAATTCAAAACTATCTAATTAGTCTCAACGTGCAAATTATGTGA